From Rhodamnia argentea isolate NSW1041297 chromosome 10, ASM2092103v1, whole genome shotgun sequence, a single genomic window includes:
- the LOC115734108 gene encoding putative pentatricopeptide repeat-containing protein At3g47840, which yields MAKMISWARPHIRRLSPSTSSRMTVIQYNTRLRELIKTGYLGDARSLFDSMPRRDEISWTTLISGYVGAMDISEAFALFSVMRVQPALRVDHFVLSLLLKACTLVMNPNLGESVHGYAIKTGEANSLYVGSALLDMYTKAGRIELGYRIFDEMPLKNVISWTALINGLISCGHCREAVSCFAEMCKSEVQCNGHTFAIILKACADLDALSCGREIHTQIIKKGFDASSFVANSLATMYNKCRKFDNAVHLLERMATQDVVSWTTIITTYIQMGMEESAFEAFLRMKRSDATPDEYTYGAVISACASLSRTKCGEQLHAQVLCKGLSNSLPVANSIISMYSKLGQLSSALTIFHEITKRDIVSWNTIVTGYSQEGCGEEAFELLSWIRIEGLTPTESTLAVVLTVCSNMAILKQGMQLHALVLSLGLEQAPTIQSALINMYAKCGSIKEAYKIFDAATKYDIVVWTTMINGYAEHGYSHEAIDLFEKLASVGLRPDPVTYIGILTACSHAGLIDLGFNYFDSMSREQRINPSREHYGCMIDLLCRAGRLDEAEHMIKRMPYEHNDVVWSTLLRACNINGDVDRGRRIAEHILELDPNCAGTHIALATVYSAKERWTDAEEMRKMMKSKGVTKEPGWSWIMVKDCVSTFAAGDQSHSHSEELYGVLNFLCSQETSVQDVVSLVYDIED from the coding sequence ATGGCGAAGATGATATCGTGGGCCCGGCCTCATATCAGGAGACTCTCTCCTTCAACCTCAAGTCGCATGACAGTAATTCAATACAACACCCGACTGAGGGAGCTGATCAAGACGGGTTATTTGGGTGATGCTCGCTCACTGTTCGACAGTATGCCTCGCAGAGACGAGATATCTTGGACCACCCTGATTTCTGGGTATGTTGGCGCCATGGATATCTCCGAAGCTTTTGCTTTGTTCTCCGTTATGCGCGTTCAGCCAGCGCTCCGCGTAGATCATTTCGTGCTCAGCCTTTTGCTCAAGGCTTGCACGCTCGTTATGAACCCGAATCTTGGCGAGTCAGTACATGGGTATGCCATCAAAACGGGGGAGGCAAACTCGCTCTACGTAGGAAGTGCCCTTCTTGACATGTACACAAAAGCCGGCAGAATCGAGCTGGGTTATAGAATATTTGATGAGATGCCACTGAAGAATGTTATTTCTTGGACTGCTCTGATAAATGGACTTATTAGCTGTGGCCACTGTAGGGAGGCGGTGTCCTGCTTCGCCGAGATGTGCAAGTCAGAAGTGCAATGTAACGGGCACACATTTGCTATTATTTTGAAGGCATGCGCTGATCTTGATGCTTTGAGCTGTGGGAGGGAGATACATACACAGATAATCAAGAAAGGATTTGATGCGAGCTCATTTGTGGCTAATTCACTTGCCACAATGTACAACAAGTGTCGGAAGTTTGACAATGCTGTGCACTTACTTGAAAGGATGGCCACGCAGGATGTAGTGTCATGGACGACTATAATCACAACATACATTCAGATGGGTATGGAAGAATCTGCATTTGAAGCATTTTTAAGGATGAAAAGATCTGATGCCACTCCTGATGAATACACATATGGAGCAGTTATCTCTGCATGTGCTAGTCTTTCAAGGACTAAATGTGGGGAACAATTACATGCTCAAGTTCTGTGCAAAGGTCTTTCAAATTCCTTGCCAGTGGCAAACTCCATAATCAGCATGTATTCAAAACTCGGCCAGTTATCTTCAGCACTAACTATTTTTCACGAAATCACCAAGAGAGACATTGTTTCGTGGAATACTATAGTCACTGGGTATTCTCAAGAAGGTTGCGGTGAGGAAGCTTTTGAGCTTCTGTCGTGGATAAGGATTGAAGGACTCACGCCCACTGAGTCAACTCTTGCAGTTGTTCTTACCGTGTGCAGTAATATGGCTATTCTCAAGCAAGGGATGCAACTTCATGCTCTTGTCCTGTCCTTGGGTCTAGAACAGGCACCTACGATACAAAGTGCTTTGATTAATATGTATGCCAAGTGTGGGAGTATAAAAGAAGCATATAAAATCTTTGATGCGGCAACAAAGTATGATATTGTGGTGTGGACAACAATGATTAATGGATATGCAGAACATGGTTACAGCCATGAAGCAATTGATTTGTTTGAGAAGCTGGCTAGTGTTGGGTTAAGACCAGATCCCGTGACGTATATTGGCATTCTTACTGCATGTAGTCATGCTGGACTAATCGATCTCGGTTTTAACTATTTTGATTCAATGAGCAGGGAACAACGAATTAATCCCTCAAGAGAACACTATGGCTGCATGATTGATCTTCTCTGCCGAGCTGGAAGGTTGGACGAGGCAGAACACATGATCAAAAGAATGCCATATGAACACAATGATGTTGTCTGGTCAACTTTGTTGAGAGCATGTAACATCAATGGTGATGTGGACCGTGGAAGGCGAATCGCTGAGCATATTCTTGAGTTAGACCCAAATTGTGCAGGAACTCACATTGCCCTGGCTACTGTCTACTCTGCCAAGGAGCGGTGGACTGACGCagaggaaatgagaaaaatgatgAAGTCAAAAGGAGTAACTAAAGAGCCTGGATGGTCTTGGATTATGGTTAAGGACTGTGTGTCCACATTTGCGGCAGGTGACCAGTCTCATTCGCATAGTGAGGAACTATATGGTGTTCTGAATTTTCTTTGCTCGCAAGAAACTTCTGTTCAGGATGTGGTTTCACTCGTGTATGATATTGAGGACTGA